The genomic DNA ACCCTATTTAATTcgtgaaactttaaaaaaattgacaaaaatcACAAGGGGAAACataattatgtaaatttaaaaccCTCAAAGGCTCTGATAACTAAAAATTATCAGGATGTGCAACCAAGCaccccaccaggcacccccgaaAAACGTCTCATCTAGGAAAGGTATCCTGTAGATTCCATCATCCTATAGGGGGCATGAGACTCCCCCTACCCAAGCCACCCCAGGTTTAAGCCACTACCTGCAAACCGTTAAGGAGTAACCTAGTGCAGTGGGGACCTCCCTGCCGGTGACTTGGCAGGCGAAGATCGCTCTCCGGGTCTGTCCCCTGTCTCACCCGGAAGGAGCGGTGAGAGCTCGCTGGTATCTGCCCAAGCAGTGTCAGACTCGGCAGGTCATGGTGCCTTGCTCCCGGGCCCGGCTCCTCAGTGCCTTGCCCGCCTACCTTGACCGGGTGTAGGTAACCATCCCCGCGAAGGGCGCCCAGTCCTGGGTCCGCCGGCGCCTCGGCGTCGTCCTGCAGGCTGCGGGTGAGGTGCGCAATATAGGTGGTGGCCAGCAGCAGCACGTCCAGCTTGGACAGCTTTGTGTCCGGCGGCACCGACGGCAGCGTGCGCTGCAGCTCCAGGAAGGCGTTCCGCAGAGTCTGCACGCGGCTGCGCTCCCGCGCCGCGTTCGCGGCCGCCGGCCGCCCGCCTCCCGACCGCGCGCCGCCGCCTGGGCCCGAGGGTCCCGGCCCGGTCCGTCCGGGGCTCAAGTCTCGGACTGCGACTACCGGGGGCGCGGGCTCGCTGCTGGAGATCAGGGGGCTGCCTGCGGGGCCGCCGCGGTCCATAGCGGCTTCCCTGCAAAGGACCGAAGGCGCGGTGAGGCCGCGGCGCTGGTCGAGCTTAGCCCGGATGGGAGCGCAGCCCTCTCGCTCCCCCTGCGCACCCCGCCCCAGCATCCGATGTGGCTCCGGGCCATCTCAGAGTTGAGCACCTTTTGATTGGGGCACTTTTGCCTTCCGGGGTCTGGGGAGAGTGGCGGGGCCCGAGGATTCCTAGACTGGTTAGAAGGCTCAGGAGGGCCCCGGTACCAACCAgccttgtgtgctgtgcttagtcgctcagtcgtgtccgattctttgcgaccccgtggactgtagacaaccaggttcctctgtccatgggattctccaggcaagaatactggagtgggttgccatttccttctccagggaaatcttgacccaggaatcgaacccaagtctccgcattgcaggcgtattctttaccgtctgagccaccaggaaagcccaaccaGCCTTACTTTCCACCAACAATTTAGTCAAGAGGGCTACGATACTGGGAGAAGGAAGATTTCAGGTTCAGAACTTGTTCGCGCGTCTGGATTATTAGCCTGCCCATCCCGCGGGAAAGATGGAGCGGGTCAACTCGTAGAGCACGCCGTGGCCCGCGGTGCCCGCGCCGGCCGCCCTCGCATTATGCGTTCCGGAGGCTCGGGGTCCCCAGGGGCGACGGCAGGAGCCCGGGGTGGTTTCTGCCAGAGGGACCTGTGACCTCATCTCAGACTAAGGCACCCACCACCCGTCCAAGTCCGGGAACTGCGAGGCAGGGGTCGGACTCGGGTCCTCACCTTTCCTGTAGGGGCTGTGCGGGGTTCGGCTCCGCTGCTCGGGAATTGAAGCGTCTAGCCGGGTCTGCGTGGCCTGGACCGCGCCGGTCACTCCATCTTCGTCCAGCGGATCGGGTGCGCCTTTTATGCGGGCTCGTGCGAGGCGAAGACTGCTTGTGGGCCAAGCTAGGCGCCGGATCACCACGGCAGGACCCGCCGACGTCCTCTGGCACCTGTGGTGCTGTGCTGTGGGGCTGCGTGCTCCGGGAGCCTCTCTGCATCGGGAGACTCATTAATCAAACCGTCCGGCGGGGCGGGGCCATAGGGGGCGGGGCGTCTTCCTGACCACGCCCCCGCGTTCAGGTTCTCCCCCAGGTCGGGCCCCGAGCGTGGTACGTCAATCGCCCGCTGGGTTGGCGGCCGACGGGGCCGCAGTCACGGCCTGGGCTCTAAGGACCCCAGCGCGGCATCGCGAGTTACCTTGTCTCGCCGTGAGCCTTCCGCCTCGGGCCCAGGCTGAGCCCCGGGCGTCTTCCAGATCCGCGCCGGGCCGAGGCGCGAAGGTGGCCGTTCTGTGGAACGCGCCTTAACTTTCGGTGAGGAAGTGTGGCGTGTGCCTCCTCGACGCGCTCACAGTTTGCTCCACCACAATGTCAACGTCTCCTGCCGTCTTGACTGCTTGAAGCGTAGTCCCGCCGCCTCGGGACTCCGCGACCAGTGTATTGAGCCGCCTGGAGGTAAACTGCACTGAGTTCGAGCGTGCCCACGGTCTGTGGTACTTTTAGTTCCCCTAGTCGCAATTGCTTCTTCCCGAGGCCGGCGCCTCCATcgtcccatcccccaccccgggGCCCCCCTTTGTTTCCGTAGTTGGAACGGATTTGGGAGTTTCCCTGCGGGGAGCTCGCCCGAGGTGTTGTACCCTCGTGGCTCCCGGGGAGCGGGGATGGCGGCCGTGTGGGGAGGGGCTCCGTACAGGCTCCTTGAGGAAAGGGGGCGCTGCCCGGGGAAGCCCGGGCCCTGGATGCCCCCGACCTGGTGTCTTCACAGGTGAAGTTTGAGCAGACGCCCAATATTTCCCAGCAATGTGATTAATGCATCGTTGAAAACAATTCTTGCGTCAATCTTCTTTGAGGGTCGAGACAGAATGTCGAATTTAAAGTATCCTTAATGAAACCGTTCTTTTACATGTGACATAATTTCATCCTttaccatatatttaaaaattggagCTGCCAACAAGTACAGGGCTttcctgataaagaatccacctgtttgatccctgggtcaggaagataccttggaggaaatggcaacccattctagtatatttgcctggagaatccccatggccagaagagcctggtgggctacagtccttggggtcgcaaaagagtcaaacacgacttagcgtcTAAATAACAAACCTAGTACATAGTAATGGTGGCACTTACTTCATTTGAGTATAAAGTTCCACACACTTTATTAGTAACTCAGAGTAATCCTCAGGTTTTCATCTCAATTCCCATTTGATAAATATAGTCAGATTTACACTTTAAGATAAAGAAGCACACCAAAATACCGTGAGTTCAGAAAACAATTACTTTTGATGAATGAGAAAGCACATCTTTATCTTCCCAGAAAATTGTATGTAATGAGAAGTAAAGCAATTGTAAAGGACTGTTTCAGATTCTATAAAGAAGCAAATTAAACAGGAATTGCAAAGGTTTTTCTTAATGAGAGACTGTAAAGCTACAAACCACAAATGATGATGTTGCCTAGTGCTGTAAAGGTAAAGAATGAAACGTTTCAGATCACTGAGGTTGAATTTACTGTTTTACAAATTTACTTGCAAATTATGAAGAAGGTGAGGTTCACGTACATCATTTTTTGTCAGCAAGCTTTCAGATGTCTTCAAAGAGAGAGTTCTGTAttgacagaggaaaaaaaaaaaacagcatttaaattatttcaaaacaaagttATCCAAAACAGGTAGGAAACGTATATAATCTAGGACACATTAACAACAGTGAAGGCTAATGATTAGTTACTAAACTGTGAATCTTCTCAGGCTTTaaagaaagcagaaacaaagaTTGTGCCCCTGAGGTAGGGAAGATTATGGGAAATCTGTGAGTTGAGAGAGGTGTGGAAATAACAACATTGGAGTGAAGGTAGGGGCCAGGACTAGGGTAGGCAAATTAGGTGCTCAGGGCTCCTTATATTTTGCACCCTGGCATCTCACAAGCTTCCCCCTAGCCTAGACTGCTAGAGTCTTCTGCTACTCTAGGAGTTGGGACGAATGTGCATGTGCAGCACAGTGCAGGCACTTCACTGCTAATAATGACTGGCCAGTTGCCTGCTGAGTTGCCCAACAGGTTCGAAAGGACTGATGTAACAGGACCCGCCACCTCAGGCCACCCCCTTGTCTTGTCTGCTGCCACTCTAAGCAGCCTCTGAATGCTCTGATGACTCTAGTCCTAATTCCTGCAAGACTCCAGTATTTGCAATTACAGTTGAAATGGAGAATAAACATCTTCAAATTTTCAACATTATATAAATTAGTAACAGGTATCTTTTTAAGTGCTAAGTGTTTTACAGAAAgcacttttattttctcatttagtcTTTACAAAAACCCTTTGAGGACCTTATAGTTGAGAAAATAAAGCTAAGAGAGTTGAAATaagttgtccaaggtcacacagttactAAGTGGCAGAGACAGGATTCAAGCCAGGCAGATTGACCTTAACAGTTGTGTTTTTTACCAtactattttatttactatttgtagGGATCTTCattatttgcaaaacatttttttttgtatctcttATCTCAGTAAAGAGCATTAACTTGAATCCCTATTAACAATCCAAATACTATTTTCATTATAcatctttctttgaaattcttGCCTAATCTGGTTTTAGAGTGCTATAGATTTTATTTCACTGAGTGTGATTAGgccttttaaaaagatatttatttggctgcatcaggtcttagatgtggcatgcagaatccttatttgcagcatgtggactctttaAGTTGTAgtgtgtgagatctagttccttgcCAGGGATCCAAGACTGCAttgggagtttggagtcttacccacgggaccatcagggaagtcccagtgtgaTGTAGGTCTCAAAATCatacttatctttttaaaaaatgtgtcacATAGTTTGTTATCTTTATAATGTAAAATGATCACATATACCAGTgaagaaaatatattgttttgttaTCTGTATACAGTTGGTGCTTTTTTCACCTTTCAACTATTTCCTTCATTGTTaattaaggtataatttacagACTTAAACAGTCCTTTGAGTATATAGTTCAACAGTTTTGATAAAACATTTACAGTCATGTAACTACTACCACAATAAAGATATGCAACATTTCATCACCCCCTCAAGATTCCCTTGTATTGACCCTTTGTAGTCAACCCCAGGTCCTCAGCAACTACTCATGTTTTCTGTCTCTGCAGTTTTGCCTTTGCCAGTAGGTCATGAAATCATACATTGTGTAGCCTTTTAAGTCTGGTGTCTTTCATTCAGCATAGTGCTTCTGAAGTCTGTGTCATTTCATATATTgctagttcatttctttttaatgccgagtagtagtccattgtatgggtgtaccacagtttgtttatccattccctgCTGAGGGGCTTTTGGGTTGTTCTCAATTTTTGGTGATTCTTCGTAAGCCATGGAAAACATTAGGGTTCAGATTTTTGTGTgagtatatgttttcatttcacctGGGGAAATActtaggagtgggactgctgagtGTGTTGAGTGTgtgtttaactttgtaagaatATGTCAAActtttttccaaattggctgaACTATTCTTTTTGCATCCCCACCAGTAGTGCATGACAGTTCTGGTGGCTCCATATCCTCGTTAGcattacttgatttttttttttctttttacctactgtaatggacatttttaaagaaaaaatactgatccaatatttacaacattttaaaaatcagatgatGCCACAACCTAGATATCTTTCTTGTCAGATAATCTGATTTCCCAAGTTCAACTTGTCTGCCTGGCTGTAGTGTTTTGGAGCCAAGTAGCTACGGTTGCCTTTAGTTGGACAGCATGCTCTCCAGTTTACCTCAGTCACATTCTCACATGCTTCCCTTACTTATtttatctgccttttctttaGGGTGTTTTTGAGACCCCCTGGCAGTGTAATGTTTTTGAGACCCCCTGGCAGTGTAATTAAGAACTTGATTTTTGGAGTCAATGACCTAGATTCATGTCCCAGTTCTGCCTCCTGGCAATCCTGTGACGTTGGGCTCCTCTGACTGGGTTTCTCCAACACTCATTTTCCCTATGTATAAGTTGGGGCTGATAGTACTCTTATCTCAAAGGGTCCTACTGTGTTTTATAATTTGTTGGGGGTAATGAAGACTAAGCTTTcagaatagatattttaaaatggaaaataactagTACAGTTCTTGTAACTTACATAATTCTTGTTCATAGAGTAAGCCATTGACAGAGTTGAGACTAGACATCACAAAAGCtagcttgttgctgctgctgctgctaagtcacttcagtcgtgtccgactcggtgcaaccccatagacggcagcctaccaggctcccctgtccctgggattctccaggcaagaacatcagagtaggttgccatttccttctccaatgcatgaaagtgaaaagtgaaagggaagttgctcagtcgtgtctgactcttagtgaccccatggactacagcccaccaggctcctccgtccatgggattttccaggcaagagtgctggagtggggtgccattgccttctccgaaaagctAGCTTAGAGTATTCTAAAAAAAGTTTTGTTGCTCATtactattaatttcttttttctttttttttttttagggagatGGGAGTTCTCCTAATTTCAAAAGAGTTCTTTGAGAACTGCAAACCAAAATCTTAGCATTATACCTATATTATTGATGTATACAGTTATTTTGCATATAAAAGTTAGTTAGACTGAGGTTGGATTTAATACGGCAAAATTAAACGTAGTTAGAGCTTTACAAATGAGTTTATATAAGATCATCCCAGAGTTTCATGACTAAAAGTATtatctaagttttaaaaaattcttcttgaAGCACATAGGAGATCTGTTGTTACAACTGTTCAAACATAGCATAGCCTTAACAGTGGtaaatttactctttttaaagATCACTTTTTAACTCAAAGAAACCCAAAGCATTCATTTCTAACTAAAGTTAGTAGGTATTTTATAAATAGTTAAATAACATACAGTGAACATTTCCTATGAATTATAGGTCCCAGGGATTCACATTCCTTAAAGGTGTCTGAACCTAAGGGCATTCTAACCCAGCTAGgaagttattatttttacattaacaGAAGGGATGGATTGACTCTATTGACATTGCTTGGGCTTGAAAGATAGTTAATCAAGTAACAGTTTGCTCTTTTCATTGTACCGTGCTGTGGGTACTGTATTCTCAGTGGATCTTATTTACaatgtataaatgtatttaatgcctatttttaaattactaaggCTCAAATACCTCCTAGCCAGCTTGAAAAGAGAGGAAACATCTGTCAGAAAGTATTTACTGTGACAAACAGAAAAAGAGGCAATAATTTGCACATTTTTTGTTCCATACCACatactatttttaattgaacaGTGAAGGCATTTGTTCAGCATCagcctttaaataaaaaaatagtgtTGAACTAATCTTTAATTAAAGTGTACATTGATAGTATCAAGTTCAGTTTGGGGGTCAGCAGCAACGTCAATGAGTCTGACTTTTTCCTCCCTGTAGGGAAGGCAGGCTTGTGTAAATATACATGAGCACAGACGGCATGCATTTATAAAGGAGGTGGAAAACATTCCCCTGTCATTGGACAGATGTTGCTTCACTGTGTTCTACACAGGACACAGGCACAGCTCTCAGTGTGTAAACCTTAAAGGAGTGTGGGGCTTATACTTCTAGAGTTTTGGAAGAAGCCTCTAAAGCTCCTTTCCACCTCTGATCAGGCTCCCCACCTTGAATCTTAAATGTAGACTGTAGGGGACTCTCCTGCTGATACCAGCTCATTAACCCTCCTTCAAGTAATTAAGGGAGGGAGTTGGTTTAATCAACTTTTTAGAAACTAAAAATCTGTTCTTAAGAGCTGTGTATTTTAATACTTTACTAACCTTCTAACTTTATTCTCATTGTCTCATGGTGGTGGTATAATTGCTAAATCGTATCCTActcttgggactccatggactgtcttGTAGCCTTACACTAAATTAGTAAAATGTTAGCAAGAGGCACACCCTAATAGTCTATTATCAAGAGCTTAATGAAATTCCATAATAGGTTTGGTCACCTTTGATTGAAGGTGATATTAACTGGTGATATTTCCATTTAATAAGACTTAAATCATTTGTGATAACCAAATCAATGTTTTGGTATGCCCTCAGTGAAAATGTGCCCTGGGGagataaaagatatttaaaagaaaatgttggggcttccctggtggctcaggggcaaagaatccacctgccaatgtaggagacatggctttgattcctgatcctggaggatcccacctgccgtggagcaactaagcccgtgtgccacaactattgagcctgtgctggaGAGACTGGGAGCCACACCTACTGAAGcttgtgcaccctagagcctgtgctccacaacaagagaagccaccacattgaGAAGCCTGCATGttgcgactagagagtagcctccattctccttaactagagaaaagtccacataGTGATGAAGACACAGcactcctgctaagtcgcttcagtcgtgtccgactctgtgcgaccctatagacggcagcccaccaggctcccccgtccctgggattctccaggcaagaacgctggagtgggttgccatttccttctccagtgctagaaagtgaaaagtgaaaatgaagtcgctcagtcgtgtccgactcttcgcgaccccatggactacagcctaccaggctcctccatccatgggattttccaggcaagagtactggagtggggtgccgttgccttctccggaagacccagcacagccaaacataaataaatgaaaattaaaaatgaaaatgtttatgtaatactttttcacaaaataaaacttaagaatCAGGATTGAACATAATCAGTTTCACTGACAGTGGCAAAAGCAGGACAATATATTCTTCTCACAGGAACCCCTCTATGCTGGTGGTTTATTTAGGGTAGCCTATCTCAACAGTACTTAGTATTGGTAGTTGAAAATGCATTTAGCTTGTGTTTAGCATTCCTAGTTAGGAAGTAGGATTTGTCAGTGCAGTCCTAGTGACCAGAGCTTTGTTTGGGGCTGCAGAATATGTAGTACGTGCCACAGCTCACAACTGATCTAACAGTATGTGTGACAATGTACAGATTTACCAATATTGTTTTCTGAGGCTGTGTccgtttttattgttttcttttccacctTGATGATACACTAGCAAGACCTTTCAAAATGCTTGGCGAAGAAACAAAATGCAAGAACACTGTTGTGGAACTGACGTTGAGTTATGTAAATCTTTAAGAAACTCTTGGGGTGCTATGAACAAACTTGCTACGGTTTTGATGGCAATGGACATAATCAGGTATGGCAAATTCACACATAacttctgttttgtgtgtgtgtgaatggagAGGAAGCAAGATCCAAACTAGGACTCCTTACGTATCCTATCTCCTGTCCCCAGATGAAGCATTTTCCAGACTTATAGGACTCTGTCCCCCTTAGGCCTCTCTCAACAAGCCTAAGCCACTCTTCAGGGAATGGGGGTAGCAGCACTGTTGGTCATGGGTCTTCTTCAGGTGGGCTCCATTAAGGAATGCTGAGTCACCATCCCTTGATTGGACCCTTCAGAGAGTGTCTCATGACAAGCCCATGTGACCCTCATCAAGCAGTTCTGGAAAAAGGAAATCCATTCCAAAGTACATCTACTGGCTCTGATTACTTTCTTAATGAAATTTGCTATTGCCCTTTATTATAACATAGTGACTACCatgatatggggcttccctggtggcttagtggtagagaatcagcctgccaatactggagacacgggttcgatccttaggttgggaagatccccttgagaaggaaatggcaaactactccagtattcttgcctgggaaatcccatacacagaggagcctggcaggctagagtccatagggtcccaaagagtgggacacaacttaatgactaaacaacaacaagtataCATTCTATGCACTATAAAAACCTTTCAACGAtggactaaaaataaaaaacaaatacaaagcaAAGCCAGAGCTTGCTTCACTCCACTGTTAACatgagggcagacacactgaaatcataatcacagaaaactagtcaatctgatcacatggaccacagccttgtccaactaaatgaaactaagccatgccgtgtggggccacccaagacgggaggctcatggtggagaggtctgacagaatatggtcccctggagaagggaatggcaaaccacttgaatattcttggcttgagaatcccatgaacagtatgaaaaggcaaaatgataggatactgaaagaggaactccccaggtcggtaggtgcccaatatgctactggagatcagtggagaaataactccagaaagaatgaagagatggagctaaagtaaaaacaataccccattgtggatgtgactggtgatagaagcaaggtccgatgctgtaaagagcaatattgcataggaacctggaatgttgggtccatgaatcaaggcaaattggaagtggtcaaacaggagatggcaagagtgaacgtcgacattctaggaatcagcgaactaaaatggactggaatgggtaaatttaactcagatgaccattatatctactattgtgggcaggaatcccttagaagaaatggagtagcatcatggtcaacaaaagagtccgaaatgcagtacttggatgtaatctcaaaaacaacagaattatctctgtttatttccaaggcaaaccattcaatatcacggtgatccaagcctatgccccaaccagtaatgctgaagaagctgaagttgaacggttctatgaagacctacaagaccttttagaactaacacccaaaaaagatgtccttttcattataggggactggaatgcaaaagtaggaagtcaagaaacacctgggtaacaggcaaatttggccttggaatacggagtgaagcagggcaaaggctaatagacttttggaaagagaatgcactggtcatagcaaacactctcttccaacaacacaagagaagactctacacatggacatcaccagatggtcaacactgaaatcagactgattatattctttgcagccaaaaatggagaagctctatacagtcagcaaaaacaagaccaggagctgactgtggctcagaccatgaactccttattgccaaagtcagacttaaattgaagaaagtagggaaaaccactagaccattcagtatgacctaaatcaaatccattatgattatacaatggaagtgagaaatagatttaaggaactagatctgatagagtgcctgatgaactatggacggaggtttgtgaccttgtacaggagacagggatcaagaccatccccatggaaaagaaatgcagaaaagcaaaatggctgtctggggaggccttataaatagctgagaaaagaagagaagtgaaaagcaaaggagaaaaggaaagatataagcatctgaa from Bos indicus x Bos taurus breed Angus x Brahman F1 hybrid chromosome 14, Bos_hybrid_MaternalHap_v2.0, whole genome shotgun sequence includes the following:
- the TCF24 gene encoding transcription factor 24; this encodes MSLPMQRGSRSTQPHSTAPQVPEDVGGSCRGDPAPSLAHKQSSPRTSPHKRRTRSAGRRWSDRRGPGHADPARRFNSRAAEPNPAQPLQEREAAMDRGGPAGSPLISSSEPAPPVVAVRDLSPGRTGPGPSGPGGGARSGGGRPAAANAARERSRVQTLRNAFLELQRTLPSVPPDTKLSKLDVLLLATTYIAHLTRSLQDDAEAPADPGLGALRGDGYLHPVKKWPMRSRLYIGATGQFLKHPVSGEKTNHDNIPTDSQP